In one window of Mercurialis annua linkage group LG4, ddMerAnnu1.2, whole genome shotgun sequence DNA:
- the LOC126677898 gene encoding protein BIC1, with translation MKQSNQSNRPETDHHHHRRRQEAEVSKVKEEECGRERLKKHRSEVAGKVWIPEIWGQEELLKDWIDCTAFDTPLMPNSRIMSAREALVQEGRRANARTLRIENTC, from the coding sequence ATGAAACAATCAAACCAGTCGAATCGTCCAGAAAccgatcatcatcatcatcgtcGTCGCCAAGAAGCGGAAGTATCCAAGGTTAAAGAAGAAGAATGCGGACGTGAAAGGCTGAAGAAACATAGAAGTGAAGTTGCAGGCAAGGTTTGGATTCCTGAAATATGGGGACAAGAAGAGCTTCTGAAGGACTGGATTGATTGTACCGCGTTCGATACTCCGTTAATGCCGAACAGCAGGATTATGTCGGCCCGTGAAGCTCTAGTTCAAGAAGGGAGAAGAGCTAATGCAAGAACGTTAAGAATAGAGAATACTTGTTAG
- the LOC126679130 gene encoding protein CIA1: MDLTQADFELKEIQTLRGHTDRVWSLAWNPATGNGDSPAVFASCSGDKTVRIWQQNPSSLSFDCKAVLEETHTRTVRSCAWSPTGKLLATASFDATTAIWENVGGDFECVSTLEGHENEIKSVSWNASGSLLATCSRDKTVWIWEVMPGNEFECASVLQGHTQDVKMVKWHPTLDILFSCSYDNTIKVWAEEGDGDGDWHCVQTLGESNNGHTSTVWALSFNGQGDRMVTCSDDLTLKIWETDNGRMVSGDDYAPWNHVCTLSGYHDRTIFSVHWSRDGIIASGAADDAIRLFVESKDDLDNGSSCSLLLKREKAHDMDINSVQWGPGDNRLLASASDDGTIKIWQLKTLT, from the exons ATGGATTTAACGCAAGCTGATTTTGAGCTTAAAGAGATTCAGACGCTCCGCGGTCACACCGATAGGGTTTGGAGTCTCGCCTGGAATCCCGCCACCGGTAACGGCGATTCCCCGGCTGTTTTTGCTTCTTGTAGTGGCGATAAAACTGTTCGAATCTGGCAGCAGAATCCTTCTTCTCTCTCTTTTGATTGCAAG GCAGTTTTGGAAGAAACTCACACTAGAACTGTTCGATCTTGTGCTTGGTCACCAACTGGGAAATTGTTGGCCACTGCAAGCTTTGATGCCACTACTGCTATTTGGGAAAATGTTGGAGGCGATTTTGAATGTGTTTCTACTTTAGAG GGTCATGAAAATGAAATCAAAAGTGTTTCCTGGAATGCTTCTGGGTCTCTGCTTGCAACATGCAGTCGAGATAAAACTGTGTGGATCTGGGAAGTAATGCCAGGGAATGAATTTGAGTGTGCTTCAGTATTGCAAGGACATACGCAGGATGTTAAAATGGTCAAATGGCATCCAACACTTGacattttgttttcatgtaGCTATGATAACACTATTAAG GTTTGGGCTGAGGAGGGTGACGGCGATGGTGATTGGCACTGTGTCCAAACCTTGGGTGAATCTAACAA TGGTCACACTTCTACAGTTTGGGCACTTTCTTTTAATGGCCAAGGAGACAGAATGGTTACCTGTAG TGATGATCTCACTCTAAAGATATGGGAAACAGATAATGGAAGAATGGTTTCTGGTGATGACTATGCACCTTG GAATCACGTTTGCACACTCTCAGGTTATCATGATCGAACAATTTTTTCAGTTCACTGGTCAAG GGATGGTATTATAGCCAGTGGAGCGGCTGATGATGCTATTCGATTATTTGTTGAAAGTAAAGATGATTTG GATAATGGTTCTTCGTGCAGTCTATTATTAAAAAGAGAAAAGGCTCATGATATGGACATAAATTCAGTGCAATGGGGCCCTGGG GATAACCGGCTTCTAGCTTCAGCAAGTGATGATGGAACAATTAAGATATGGCAGCTGAAAACATTAACCTGA
- the LOC126677809 gene encoding iron-sulfur assembly protein IscA-like 2, mitochondrial has product MSRSSLINRITPFLISRIRHNHRLLSSSASAIPEPASSSSSPSPSIDDDINLTDNCIQRMKELQASKGSVEDKMLRLGVETGGCSGFQYVFDLDNKMNPDDRVFEREGVKLVVDNISYDFVKGATIDYVEELIRSAFVVTTNPSAVGGCSCKSSFMVKQ; this is encoded by the exons ATGTCGAGATCGTCCTTAATCAATCGCATAACACCTTTTTTAATTTCACGAATTCGCCATAACCACCGGCTTCTAAGCTCATCTGCTTCCGCTATTCCAGAACctgcctcttcttcttcttctccttctcctTCTATTGATGATGACATTAATTTGACTGACAATTGTATCCAG AGAATGAAGGAACTGCAAGCCAGCAAAGGATCAGTAGAGGACAAAATGCTCCGATTGGGTGTGGAAACCGGTGGATGTTCTGGTTTTCAGTATGTATTCGACTTGGACAACAAAATGAACCCCGACGACAG AGTTTTTGAGAGAGAGGGAGTCAAATTGGTAGTTGATAATATTTCATATGATTTTGTGAAAGGGGCAACTATTGACTATGTCGAGGAGCTCATTCGTTCTGCTTTTGTA GTGACTACAAATCCAAGTGCAGTTGGCGGCTGCAGCTGTAAAAGTTCTTTCATGGTGAAACAATAG
- the LOC126677810 gene encoding glucosamine 6-phosphate N-acetyltransferase, protein MDCSNSCTSEQKLQVRKLEISDKGKGYLELLQQLTVCDSVSDKEFEKRFEEISSYGDDHLICVIEDDQSGKIIATGCMFIEKKFIRNCGKVGHIEDIVVDSEARGKQLGKKIIEFLTDHAHSMGCYKVILDCSIENKAFYEKCGYKQKEIQMAKYFN, encoded by the coding sequence ATGGACTGCAGTAACTCATGCACTAGCGAGCAGAAGCTTCAAGTCCGAAAGTTAGAAATATCAGACAAAGGAAAAGGTTATCTAGAGCTACTGCAACAACTAACTGTTTGTGATTCCGTATCAGACAAGGAATTTGAAAAACGGTTTGAAGAGATCAGCTCTTATGGCGATGACCATCTTATTTGTGTAATCGAAGACGATCAATCTGGGAAGATAATTGCAACTGGTTGTATGTTCATCGAAAAAAAGTTCATAAGAAATTGCGGCAAAGTCGGGCACATTGAAGACATTGTGGTTGATTCTGAGGCTCGAGGAAAACAATTGGGAAAGAAAATTATAGAGTTCCTGACAGATCATGCTCATTCAATGGGATGTTACAAGGTTATACTCGATTGCAGCATTGAGAACAAAGCATTTTATGAGAAATGCGGATACAAgcagaaagaaattcaaatggcgaagtatttcaattaa